A genomic region of Catalinimonas niigatensis contains the following coding sequences:
- a CDS encoding Na+/H+ antiporter subunit B produces the protein MRSIILATAIRLLIPVFLLFSVYLFFRGHDEPGGGFIAALVTSIGFLFHMIALSKKETMKLYGVSTYALMGLGLGAVLLSAVLPLLLGYNLLEAQWLNFELPFIGKLGTPILFDLGVYLLVLGVILTIAFTLFEDE, from the coding sequence ATGAGGAGTATTATCCTTGCCACAGCCATACGGCTACTTATTCCGGTATTTCTTTTGTTTTCTGTTTATCTGTTTTTTCGGGGACACGATGAACCGGGTGGAGGGTTTATTGCTGCCTTGGTCACTTCCATAGGCTTTCTTTTTCATATGATAGCTTTGAGTAAGAAAGAAACTATGAAATTGTACGGAGTTAGTACTTATGCACTGATGGGCTTAGGGCTTGGCGCTGTTTTGCTGAGTGCTGTACTGCCTCTTCTCTTGGGTTATAATCTGTTGGAAGCGCAGTGGTTAAACTTTGAGTTGCCCTTTATTGGTAAACTGGGAACCCCTATTCTTTTTGATTTGGGAGTCTACCTGTTGGTATTGGGCGTGATATTAACAATTGCTTTTACACTTTTTGAAGATGAATAA
- a CDS encoding Na+/H+ antiporter subunit D has protein sequence MTNVLITIPLLIPLITALGSLFFWKRDYAQKILYLLGSSLTLAGSVCLLWITHQEGIVSMHIGNFQPPFAITLVSDLFSALMIVATAILGFLIFFYAEADRSITNNHVRYAFYPALMFMLLGIMGSFLTADIFNLYVWFEVMLVGSFALLTLGGEREQLEGSIKYVTINFIASAILLAGIGVLYGISGSTNMADLSIFFREENESPLVYIAAIFFLLSFGIKSAIFPLFFWLPATYHTPPVAVSAIIAGLLTKVGVYALIRTFTIIIPIETAFFQNLMLTIAALTMLVGVLGAVAQFDFRKLLAFHIISQIGYMVMGLAIYTPLAVAGAIFFILHNILVKTNLFFISGIVYNKEGTFSLKKLGGYYKKHPFISLLFFISAFSLAGIPPLSGFWGKYYLARAGLDAEQYIVVAVSLVTGLLTLFSMAKIWRYVFWRQKPQTDEILADAKYNEKQSITGMLFSSVALSFLVICLSLFPEPLVQLTQRAADQLFQRDAYIEAVLNINTEHEMD, from the coding sequence ATGACTAATGTCCTGATCACCATACCTCTGCTTATTCCTTTAATCACTGCACTTGGCAGTTTATTCTTCTGGAAGCGTGATTATGCCCAAAAAATACTTTACCTACTTGGTTCTTCCCTGACATTAGCCGGAAGTGTGTGTCTGCTATGGATTACCCATCAGGAAGGCATTGTTAGTATGCATATAGGTAATTTTCAGCCTCCTTTTGCCATTACTTTGGTGAGCGATCTTTTTAGCGCATTAATGATAGTGGCAACTGCAATTTTAGGTTTCCTGATCTTTTTCTACGCAGAAGCTGACCGAAGTATTACCAATAATCATGTGCGATATGCTTTTTACCCGGCGCTCATGTTTATGTTATTGGGCATCATGGGATCATTCCTCACCGCTGATATTTTCAATCTTTATGTTTGGTTTGAAGTCATGCTGGTAGGTTCTTTTGCCCTGCTCACCCTGGGTGGAGAAAGAGAGCAATTAGAGGGTTCTATCAAATATGTTACCATCAATTTTATTGCTTCGGCTATTCTGCTGGCAGGTATTGGTGTGCTGTATGGTATCTCCGGAAGTACCAATATGGCTGACCTCTCTATTTTCTTTCGGGAAGAAAATGAATCGCCCTTGGTTTATATAGCCGCTATATTTTTTCTACTTAGTTTCGGGATCAAATCCGCTATTTTCCCCCTTTTCTTTTGGCTGCCTGCTACCTATCACACACCACCTGTAGCTGTCAGCGCCATCATAGCTGGCCTGCTCACCAAAGTAGGCGTATATGCGCTGATCCGAACGTTCACCATCATCATTCCCATTGAGACTGCTTTTTTTCAGAATTTGATGCTTACCATCGCTGCGCTTACCATGCTGGTGGGGGTGTTGGGTGCAGTAGCACAGTTTGACTTCCGAAAGTTGCTGGCCTTTCATATCATTAGCCAGATCGGATATATGGTCATGGGACTGGCGATTTATACCCCGCTGGCTGTTGCAGGCGCAATCTTTTTCATTCTTCATAATATCCTGGTCAAAACCAATTTGTTTTTTATCAGTGGAATAGTTTATAACAAAGAGGGTACTTTCTCTTTGAAGAAATTGGGTGGTTATTACAAAAAACATCCATTCATCTCATTGCTCTTTTTTATTTCAGCCTTTTCGTTAGCTGGCATACCCCCGCTTTCAGGCTTTTGGGGTAAATATTATCTGGCCCGTGCCGGATTGGATGCAGAACAATACATTGTAGTGGCAGTTTCTCTTGTAACTGGCTTGCTTACTTTATTTTCTATGGCAAAGATCTGGCGTTATGTATTCTGGCGGCAAAAACCTCAGACAGATGAAATTCTCGCGGATGCAAAGTACAACGAAAAGCAATCTATCACAGGTATGTTGTTTTCATCAGTAGCATTGTCTTTTCTTGTCATTTGCCTAAGCCTTTTCCCTGAGCCACTGGTGCAGTTGACTCAGCGTGCTGCTGACCAACTTTTTCAGCGAGACGCATATATAGAGGCTGTATTAAATATCAATACCGAACATGAAATGGATTAG
- a CDS encoding Na+/H+ antiporter subunit E, with the protein MKWISLLHLIVPTIGTTLSIGKESINEKAFLSIVLYTAFFIAFWLMTWFFYRRYFYKIPAVFLLVGFFIKELIKANLKIAHDVIAVHTFLQPAVVALPLDVKTDLEIMMLANIITLTPGTLSLKLSEDRKTLYVHTLYLDKGSIEIFKRNLKQGFEKKILAVTS; encoded by the coding sequence ATGAAATGGATTAGCTTATTGCATCTTATTGTTCCCACTATCGGTACTACCCTTAGTATAGGCAAAGAAAGCATAAATGAAAAAGCTTTCTTGAGCATAGTGCTCTATACTGCATTCTTCATCGCCTTCTGGTTAATGACCTGGTTTTTTTACCGTCGGTATTTTTATAAAATACCTGCCGTTTTTCTACTTGTAGGTTTTTTCATCAAAGAACTCATTAAAGCCAATCTTAAAATTGCACATGATGTGATTGCAGTACACACCTTCCTACAACCGGCAGTAGTAGCTTTGCCACTGGATGTTAAAACAGATTTAGAGATCATGATGCTTGCCAATATCATCACCCTTACTCCCGGGACATTAAGCTTAAAGTTATCTGAGGATCGCAAAACGCTTTATGTACATACCCTTTATCTGGATAAAGGAAGTATAGAGATCTTTAAACGAAACCTTAAACAAGGATTTGAGAAAAAAATACTAGCTGTCACATCATGA
- a CDS encoding universal stress protein, whose translation MYHLKRILVCVDLTAMDEEVIRYASEVSEIMEADTVYFLHVAKDLNLPEDIAKNYKDMLAPVDETIKHEVRETVRKYFPEQAGTKTHIDVLEGKPTDLVIKYAKRKDVDLIVIGKHRGKEKPKIQFDKVVELSHCSVLYVPNGAEIKIGNIVLAMDFSEYSKLALEQALHIKEKRSAVNIYGLHVYNVPSGYHTTGKSYEEFASIMKGHAEKDAQKFFKKHKLDIENAACEMHYALTDDDRIDDELNDFAIEKKAGMVMIGSQGRTPAAAFLLGSVAEHILHYDNNIPVFVVKKKNENMSFLQALLKI comes from the coding sequence ATGTACCATTTAAAGAGAATTTTGGTTTGTGTTGACCTGACTGCCATGGATGAAGAGGTAATTCGCTACGCCTCAGAAGTCTCCGAAATTATGGAGGCAGATACAGTCTATTTTTTGCATGTAGCGAAAGACCTGAACCTGCCGGAAGATATTGCAAAGAACTACAAAGATATGCTTGCTCCGGTAGATGAAACGATCAAACATGAGGTACGGGAAACTGTCAGGAAGTATTTTCCCGAACAAGCCGGGACAAAAACGCACATAGATGTGCTGGAAGGTAAGCCCACTGATCTTGTGATTAAATATGCAAAGCGAAAAGATGTTGACCTGATTGTGATAGGTAAACATAGAGGTAAGGAAAAACCTAAAATTCAATTTGACAAGGTAGTGGAGCTTAGTCACTGTTCGGTATTGTATGTACCTAATGGCGCTGAGATCAAGATTGGAAATATAGTGTTGGCTATGGATTTCTCTGAATACAGCAAACTAGCCTTAGAGCAGGCACTCCATATCAAGGAAAAGAGAAGTGCCGTAAATATTTACGGACTACATGTCTATAATGTACCTAGTGGATATCATACCACCGGAAAAAGCTATGAGGAATTTGCCAGTATTATGAAGGGACATGCGGAGAAAGATGCTCAGAAATTTTTTAAAAAACATAAATTAGATATTGAAAATGCTGCCTGCGAAATGCATTATGCTTTAACCGATGATGATAGAATTGATGATGAGCTCAACGATTTTGCTATAGAGAAAAAAGCAGGTATGGTCATGATTGGCTCACAAGGTCGTACACCAGCGGCAGCTTTTCTACTGGGTAGTGTAGCTGAACATATTCTCCACTACGATAATAACATACCCGTATTCGTTGTCAAGAAGAAAAATGAAAACATGAGTTTCTTGCAGGCTTTGCTGAAGATTTAG
- a CDS encoding UDP-N-acetylmuramate--L-alanine ligase, which yields MQNNISRVHFIAIGGSVMHDLALHLTKQGMHVSGSDDEIYDPAKSSLAAHGLLPEQFGWFPEKITKDIDAILLGMHARADNPELKRAKELGLKVYSYPEYIYEQSKDKQRIVIAGSHGKTTITSMILHVLQSIGRDFDYVLGAKTATVEGLVKLTDSPIIVIEGDEYLTSPLDPSPKCLKYQHHIGLISGIAWDHFNVFPTLDDYVRQFELFADASPKGGTLIYCEEDDLATVIGRKERVDVNRIEYKAHPHVVKDGVTYLKTDEGEVKIQLFGYHNMQNISGALEVCTRIGVLTKDFYQAIPSFGGASKRLELVAKNGNTAVFKDFAHAPSKLLATTKAVKQQYPQRQLIACMELHTFSSLNKDFISQYQDTLNDADIGVVYHNPEVSRHKKLEPLTDELIQEAFNRRDLKIFTDSKSLKEFLVGQQWKNSNLLLMSSGNYGGIDLDAFGKSIVENNQ from the coding sequence ATGCAAAACAACATTTCCCGGGTACACTTTATAGCCATAGGCGGCAGTGTCATGCATGACTTGGCACTACATCTGACCAAACAAGGTATGCACGTAAGTGGATCTGACGACGAAATATACGACCCGGCAAAATCTTCGCTGGCTGCCCACGGGCTGCTGCCTGAGCAGTTTGGTTGGTTTCCCGAAAAGATCACCAAAGATATAGATGCTATCCTTCTGGGTATGCATGCCCGGGCTGATAATCCTGAACTGAAAAGGGCAAAAGAGTTAGGACTGAAAGTATATTCTTATCCGGAATATATTTACGAGCAAAGCAAAGATAAACAACGCATCGTCATTGCCGGAAGCCACGGCAAAACCACCATTACATCCATGATACTGCATGTATTGCAGAGTATAGGACGTGATTTTGACTATGTACTAGGTGCCAAAACTGCGACGGTAGAGGGACTTGTCAAACTGACGGATTCGCCTATCATTGTGATTGAGGGAGATGAGTACCTGACTTCACCCTTAGATCCTTCTCCTAAATGCCTGAAATACCAGCATCATATAGGCCTGATTAGCGGTATTGCATGGGATCACTTTAATGTATTTCCCACATTGGATGATTATGTGAGGCAATTTGAATTATTTGCTGATGCTTCACCCAAAGGAGGAACCCTGATTTATTGTGAAGAAGATGACCTGGCCACGGTGATTGGCAGAAAAGAGAGGGTGGATGTCAATAGGATAGAATACAAGGCCCATCCTCACGTGGTCAAAGATGGAGTTACTTATCTGAAAACAGATGAGGGAGAAGTGAAGATACAGCTTTTTGGTTACCATAATATGCAGAACATCAGCGGAGCCTTAGAGGTGTGTACGCGTATTGGGGTATTAACCAAAGACTTTTACCAGGCAATTCCTTCTTTTGGCGGAGCAAGCAAACGGCTGGAACTGGTAGCCAAAAATGGTAATACCGCAGTTTTCAAAGATTTTGCCCATGCGCCTTCTAAATTGCTGGCGACTACCAAGGCGGTCAAACAGCAGTATCCTCAGCGTCAGCTTATCGCCTGTATGGAACTGCATACTTTTAGCAGCCTGAACAAAGATTTTATCAGTCAGTATCAGGATACACTCAATGATGCTGACATTGGGGTGGTATACCACAATCCTGAAGTGTCACGTCATAAGAAACTGGAGCCTCTGACCGATGAGTTGATACAAGAAGCTTTTAATAGAAGGGACCTGAAAATATTTACTGACAGTAAAAGTCTCAAAGAATTTTTGGTGGGCCAGCAATGGAAAAACAGCAACCTGCTTCTGATGAGTTCAGGCAATTACGGAGGAATTGATCTGGATGCCTTCGGAAAATCTATTGTAGAGAATAATCAATAA
- the mbhE gene encoding hydrogen gas-evolving membrane-bound hydrogenase subunit E, with translation MLLAVLSGYLLALFCAIFYRRSPKLIGYLVTVAVAALCAYFFSFWGEIDFQNAQSFTYLWVPSLGVDLVFYLDGLSLFFSLLITFFGVLILLYSIGYMKGEEHANRFFAFMLIFMASMLGLVLSGNLIQLYIFWELTSISSFLLIGYKSEKDEARQSALQALLVTAGGGLALLTAFILISMSAESFTMAEVLNTNLHESPYLTAIIILVFLASFTKSAQFPFHFWLPNAMAAPTPVSAYLHSATMVKAGVFLLFRFQPMLSDAPVWPVTLMLVGCITMLIGAVLAIVQTDLKCMLAYITISSLGLMVMSIGEGSETALKAALVYLLAHAFYKATLFFVAGNIDHATGTKDIRKLSGLAPKMPYTTAAAVLACISMAGIPPALGFIGKEKLYESTLHASLPALPWLLTGAAFISSVLYVVIALMIGYGLFFSSSEPDTPKPPHTAPFPMWIGPLLLGIGGVAFGLVNEGLNKNLLQPAIQEIIGKESELSLGLWHGFNLVLLLSICTLAVGWLIYLYRHTLIKLLSFTHKAYTLSPEALYFRALDGLDWWATRQTKLLQNGYLRNYIATIVLFFSGLVAYLYFSYQLYPEKIPDLAPITPSRIYEFIPIVLILIGVINIYRTNSRLIMLVSTSMLGFGVATIFIFFSAPDVSMTQFLVETVTLLFFMLIIHRLPKNRLFNNNPRRLFHIGIAAAFGCMMTLILLSVESVDIASKFKEYYLENSVEIGKGHNVVNVILIDFRALDTLGEIVVLCITALGITALNHLNLKQQEK, from the coding sequence ATGCTCTTAGCGGTACTTAGCGGTTATTTACTTGCTTTATTTTGTGCTATTTTTTACCGCCGCTCACCAAAACTGATTGGTTATCTGGTGACAGTGGCTGTTGCTGCTTTGTGTGCCTACTTCTTTTCTTTCTGGGGCGAAATTGATTTCCAAAATGCACAGAGTTTTACTTACCTCTGGGTACCCTCTCTGGGGGTAGATCTGGTATTTTATCTGGATGGATTAAGTCTTTTTTTTTCTCTGTTAATCACTTTTTTTGGGGTACTTATCCTTCTTTATAGTATAGGATATATGAAGGGAGAAGAGCATGCAAACCGTTTTTTTGCTTTCATGCTTATCTTTATGGCTTCCATGTTGGGCCTGGTACTTTCCGGCAACCTTATTCAGTTATATATCTTCTGGGAGCTTACCAGTATCAGCTCTTTTCTGCTGATTGGTTACAAAAGTGAAAAAGATGAAGCCCGGCAATCCGCTTTACAGGCTTTATTGGTAACCGCAGGAGGAGGATTAGCGCTCCTGACAGCTTTCATACTGATCAGCATGTCGGCAGAAAGCTTTACGATGGCAGAAGTACTCAATACTAACCTTCATGAGAGTCCGTATCTGACAGCGATCATCATTCTTGTGTTTCTGGCCAGTTTTACCAAATCTGCTCAGTTTCCTTTTCATTTCTGGTTGCCCAATGCGATGGCTGCCCCCACACCGGTAAGTGCTTATCTGCATTCGGCCACGATGGTAAAAGCAGGAGTTTTTCTCTTATTTCGCTTTCAACCCATGCTCTCTGATGCACCTGTCTGGCCGGTTACCCTGATGCTTGTGGGGTGTATCACCATGCTTATAGGAGCAGTGCTTGCTATTGTACAGACCGACCTTAAATGCATGCTGGCTTATATTACCATAAGTTCTCTGGGTCTTATGGTCATGTCCATTGGTGAAGGTAGTGAAACAGCACTTAAAGCAGCCTTGGTATATCTGCTGGCTCATGCTTTTTATAAAGCTACTTTGTTCTTTGTTGCTGGAAATATTGATCATGCAACAGGGACTAAAGATATCCGAAAGCTGAGTGGCCTGGCTCCTAAAATGCCTTATACAACAGCTGCCGCTGTACTTGCCTGCATTTCTATGGCTGGAATACCTCCTGCTTTGGGATTTATAGGAAAGGAAAAACTCTATGAAAGCACTTTGCACGCCTCATTGCCGGCTCTACCCTGGCTGCTGACTGGTGCAGCCTTTATAAGTAGTGTATTGTATGTTGTGATTGCTTTAATGATAGGTTATGGTTTATTTTTCTCTTCCTCTGAACCGGATACTCCCAAGCCACCCCATACCGCACCCTTTCCTATGTGGATTGGTCCTTTACTGCTGGGCATAGGAGGTGTAGCCTTTGGGCTAGTCAATGAGGGACTCAACAAAAATCTATTGCAACCAGCCATTCAGGAGATCATAGGAAAAGAAAGCGAACTCTCTCTGGGGCTCTGGCATGGCTTCAATCTGGTGTTATTGCTGAGCATATGTACGCTGGCTGTAGGATGGCTGATTTACCTGTACCGGCATACATTGATAAAGTTGTTATCCTTTACACATAAAGCGTATACGCTAAGTCCCGAAGCACTTTACTTTCGTGCACTGGATGGGCTGGACTGGTGGGCAACACGACAAACTAAGCTACTACAAAATGGATATCTGCGCAATTACATCGCTACCATAGTTCTATTTTTCTCGGGATTGGTCGCCTATCTCTACTTTAGTTATCAGTTATATCCTGAAAAAATACCTGATCTTGCTCCTATTACCCCTTCTCGCATATACGAGTTCATTCCCATTGTTCTGATTTTAATAGGAGTAATTAATATTTACCGTACCAATTCTCGCCTGATCATGCTGGTATCTACCAGCATGCTAGGCTTTGGAGTAGCCACCATTTTTATATTTTTCAGTGCCCCTGATGTTTCCATGACTCAATTTTTAGTAGAGACCGTCACTTTACTCTTCTTTATGCTGATCATACATCGTCTGCCAAAAAACCGCCTGTTCAACAACAATCCACGTCGTCTGTTCCATATAGGCATTGCTGCTGCCTTCGGATGCATGATGACCCTGATACTGCTGAGTGTAGAAAGTGTAGATATTGCCTCAAAGTTCAAGGAGTACTACTTAGAAAACAGTGTAGAAATAGGCAAAGGACACAATGTAGTTAATGTGATTCTGATAGATTTCCGGGCTTTGGATACACTCGGAGAGATTGTAGTGCTTTGCATCACAGCCCTGGGGATTACTGCTCTCAATCATCTCAACCTGAAACAACAAGAAAAATGA
- a CDS encoding NADH-quinone oxidoreductase subunit K, which yields MEIILPVITGFLYAVGLFFMMHRSFIKLIIGIIIFAHASNLFLFVASDIARNAVPFIDPQVEASFGEMADPLPQAMILTAIVIGLGIQAFAIVLLKRVYYVVETSDLDALNKTDQLTHD from the coding sequence ATGGAAATCATACTACCCGTCATTACCGGATTTTTATACGCAGTAGGGCTTTTTTTTATGATGCACCGCAGCTTTATCAAACTCATCATCGGCATCATTATTTTTGCCCATGCCAGCAATCTTTTTCTTTTTGTGGCAAGTGATATTGCCAGGAATGCAGTACCTTTTATTGATCCTCAGGTGGAAGCCAGCTTTGGAGAAATGGCTGATCCACTTCCTCAAGCTATGATTTTAACAGCCATTGTCATTGGATTAGGCATACAAGCCTTTGCTATTGTATTGCTCAAACGGGTTTACTATGTAGTAGAAACAAGTGACCTGGATGCGCTCAACAAAACTGATCAACTAACCCATGACTAA